The proteins below come from a single Chrysoperla carnea chromosome 1, inChrCarn1.1, whole genome shotgun sequence genomic window:
- the LOC123305596 gene encoding uncharacterized protein LOC123305596, which yields MYLKCLLTACLVATIVSARSTQNTQQNAIPDAVETPRGSSDITSYMGDIRFLYKVYQECSATDLSSCLKLKLVTAIDRVARSYSSVPLFDGVNFVKDPNTIDTSAPIKNEAELEASLPRSLADREDTLNGLIFEKIIDFFQSHTLQIKLPTATDLERSFNDAAEGRGKKKKMGGLLLVPLMIGGTLIPLAFGALALLAGKALIVSKLALVLAGIIGLKKLLSGSHGGHESGHVEVVAGGHGGGGWGRSFNKAEEAQNLAYRAHAAAQQNTQ from the exons ATGTATCTTAAGTGTTTGTTAACTGCCTGTTTAGTGGCAACAATTGTGAGTGCACGATCAACACAAAATACTCAACAAAATGCGATACCAGATGCTGTCGAAACACCGCGTGGATCATCAGATATTACATCATATATGGGTGATATCAGATTTTTATACAAAGTGTATCAAGAATGTTCGGCAACTGATTTATCATCGtgcttaaaattaaagttagtcACAGCAATTGATCGTGTAGCACGTTCATATTCTTCAGTTCCATTATTCGATGGAGTGAATTTCGTTAAGGACCCAAACACCATCGATACATCAGCACCAATCAAAAATGAAGCTGAATTAGAAGCATCTTTACCAAGATCGTTAGCAGATCGTGAAGATACATTAAAtggattaatttttgaaaaaattattgatttcttcCAATCACATACCTTACAG ATTAAATTACCAACCGCCACTGACTTAGAACGATCATTCAATGATGCCGCTGAAGGACGTggtaaaaagaagaaaatgggTGGTTTATTATTGGTTCCATTGATGATTGGTGGTACCTTGATTCCATTGGCTTTTGGTGCATTAGCTTTGTTAGCTGGTAAAGCTTtaattgtatcaaaattagCACTTGTATTAGCCGGTATTATtggattgaaaaaattattgagcGGTAGCCATGGTGGTCATGAAAGTGGACATGTCGAAGTTGTAGCCGGAGGACATGGAGGCGGTGGTTGGGGACGATCATTCAATAAAGCCGAAGAAGCACAAAATCTTGCCTACAGAGCACATGCTGCAGCTCaacaaaatacacaataa